One segment of Aythya fuligula isolate bAytFul2 chromosome 30, bAytFul2.pri, whole genome shotgun sequence DNA contains the following:
- the LOC116500058 gene encoding microtubule-associated proteins 1A/1B light chain 3C-like yields MQQAESSARPFKQRKSLATRMHEVTEIRIKYPNKIPVVVERYQKEKNLPPLSRTKFLVSQDLPLAQFAVTLRSRLCLASSQTLYLLVNNRGLPNMTVTMQELYRDNKDEDGFLYLTYASQEMFGGLLPPQTPSSPDLTPSPAVL; encoded by the exons atGCAGCAGGCCGAGAGCAGCGCTCGTCCCTTCAAGCAGAGGAAGAGCCTGG CCACCAGGATGCACGAGGTGACGGAGATCCGCATCAAGTACCCCAACAAGATCCCG gtggtTGTGGAGCGCTACCAGAAGGAGAAGAACCTCCCCCCCTTGAGCAGGACCAAATTCCTGGTGTCCCAGGACCTGCCCCTGGCCCAGTTCGCCGTCACCCTGCG GTCGCGTCTCTGCCTGGCCTCCTCGCAGACCCTCTACCTGCTGGTGAACAACAGGGGGCTGCCCAACATGACCGTCACGATGCAGGAGCTGTATCGCGACAACAAGGACGAGGACGGCTTCCTCTACCTCACCTATGCCTCCCAGGAGATGTTTGGGGGGCTCCTTCCCCCGCAGACCCCATCCAGCCCCGACCTcaccccctccccggccgtGCTTTGA